Sequence from the Populus nigra chromosome 17, ddPopNigr1.1, whole genome shotgun sequence genome:
AGATTTATTAAGGGAAATGTTAAGATTCTACTCTGTTTCCAACGatatatgaaatgaaaaaaaaataaaggcattaCCAAAATGATAAACCACAACCTTCATATCATTTTCATCACTCTCCAAAAATGTTAATAAACTGTTCTCAAATTCCATTTGCAACATTGCCAATATATTGAATGTGATGTTTACACGATTCCCTAATTGTGTCTTCttaagataattaatttgttttaattttggcaGGTGGACACTTGGTTTGTCAGGGAGCAGAAAAAAATTCGGGGGACTGAGGTTGTTGCCTGGAGTAAGGGGGTAAGGGGCGATGCTGAGAAACCAGTTGTCATAAGTGGTCCTTCTGGAGTGGGTAAAGGAACATTAATATCCATGCTTATGAAGGAATTCCCATCTATGTTTGGGTTTTCTGTTAGCCACACAACCCGTGCACCAAGAGGCATGGAGAAGGATGGGGTTCATTACCATTTCACCCAGCAAAGTATTATGGAGAAAGAGATAAAAGATGGGAAATTCGTTGAGTATGCTTCTGTTCATGGAAATCTGTACGGGACCAGTATTGAAGCTGTTGAGGTGGTAACTGATGCGGGGAAGGTGAATATTTCTTCTCCTCCTTTTCTTGCTCATTCTATATTACTTTGTTATAAGCAATTGTGGATACCTATTGTGGTTGCAATGTTAGGTATTCATAGCAATGCAATGGTAATTAGGTACTGGATCAACCAAGAAATGATAATGAATTTGGATTGCTTTTGCTGAATGTCTTCAGAAACCATATAAAGAACCTTTTCTAAAAGAAAGACCTCAACTTAATCAAAATACTTGCATCTGCAAACTCAAAATGTTTTTCCAAGAAgcttattgattttattttgctatttCATTTGGTCTTGCAGAGGTGCATTCTTGACATCGATGTTCAAGGAGCAAGATCAGTGAGTGCTAGTTCTCTGGAAGCAATCCTCATCTTTATTTGTCCCCCCTCAATGGAGGAGCTTGAGACTCGCCTCCGTTCAAGGTAAGTCAGAAGCTCATACAAATTCCTAACCATTCTTGTATCTTCCTGCACTTGTTCTAACTTGAATCTGATCAACAGACGTACTGAGACAGAGGAGCAGATCCTTAAGCGACTCCAAAATGCAGAGGTGGAGATGGAGCAAGGAAAATCATCGGGCATCTTTGATCATATCTTGTATAACGATAATCTGGATGACTGTTATGAGAGTCTTAAGGTAATGCTGTGCTACTTGATATTGCATCCATGCAGAGTTTACTTTCAAATGCTTTATATTCAGGTAGCGCTCTCTGATTTGCTGCAGAAACTTCTTGGGATAGATGGAGCTGCCGCAGCTACCCAGATATCAGGTAAGATATCTGTCATCAACATAAATCCATGATTAACTTATTTCATCTGCTTCGGTAAAATATGCAAGTCTTTAATGTCTAAGAAAATGTAGCTAATATGATGCTTTGTCGATCCAGCACCCCAAGGGATTGATCTGCCCGCTGACCATTCAGTTTCGAAAATGGATAACAAGATTATCATAAACTATGGAACTCCAGAACTAGAGAAAACATCAAAGAGCTTGTTAGTTCCACTATCTTTCTTCAAGAATCTTATATTCAACATTATGATCTCTTGTAAGTTATTTGAATGGTGTGATTGTTTACTTACAACTACCATGATGTGGGTTGAGCAGGATAGTACTGGATGTATCCTCACTCAAGGGAGGGGCTCCTGGACGAACAAGAGGGCTTGACGTGTATGCCACTGACTCATTTTCAGATGACTTGAATGGGATCAATCAACCAAGCTAACGACTCCAGCCTCAtagatactaacatgctttcaCGAACTTCAAAATCTCCCAGTTGTCTCTGCTTTATATTCTTAAGAAAGGGAACGGTGACTAAGCTCGAAACATGATTTTTTGTAATAATCCCTTGTCTTGATATcatctccattttttttcattatttgccTGTTTTAGAAAGGAGACGACTTGGATTAACGTTTGAACAGTTAGTCAAGTACTATTCCCTCGCCAGCAATGAGatgatttatgatttgtacGGGCGCGTTCACGATCATCTTGGTAAAATATAACAAAGTTCATTTCACATCATTGTTTCAAGCAAGCAGATTAGAGTAGGTAATAGTCGTGGCAGTGCAATCCAGGTGCATTTGTCTACATGTTTCTACTCATCACAGGTTGAAAGAACATTTTTTATAATGTCAAGCGGTGTTCATTGGCGTTATGTATCCACTCTACAATCTATGCGCCGATTGTCATCTTTTGCATTAATACTAGCTGAAAGATCTGCCTTTTCGAAAGCATATTAAGAAGGGTTAAAATCTTTTCAAGATTGCGTTTGCATGAAGATGGAAGGGTTGGAAGATGCgtataatttcaaatatcatAAAGGAATGCACTACAAGTTGACCACCAATGTGCAGCCTGCGATCTGCTTAGCTAGGTGTGCTGCGCAAGTATTACATGTGCTAGCTAGGATTACCCGTGCGCAACTTGCCATTCTCATTCAAATTAATTCCCCTCCAAGCATTTAAATTGATCAAAGTCAATATACATGTTTTAATCTAATGGCTTGAAGAAGATACGGGACGGCACAAAAAGACAgctagaagagaaagaaatagatgagaggagattgaagaaaaagagagaaagagattcGAAAGACTTGTTAGAGCTCCCATACAATCTCAATACCGTCAGAAAAAacttgcaatttttatttttaatataaaaattataataaattattaatatcacagtaaaatttaaaaacactaaaacaaaataaaaattgtaggGAAGTGTTGTTGAACGTATTGGGGTCCATAAATAAGCCGAAGATTTATggaatgaagttttttttcttatttggttCTGCCTTACAAAGGAATtgggtaaaattaattttttttaaaattaatttttttatatttttaaattatatttaatatattaatataaaaattattttttaaaaataaaaaaatattattttaatatattactaaataaaaattattttaaaaaacatcatcctTTCACGCCATTGCCATTAAAAAAACCGTACGGGGAACTGCTTTAACTGAACTTTTCCAAGTTGGATtcgttgcctttttttttttgtctgctGTCTTTACCTCCTCGTGGGGGGACCCAAACTGAGGCAACATACAGAGCAAGTTGGTGATAATCTGCTAGATTGGTTGGTGTCTTTTAAGGGCCGGCGTACCTCCCACATTCAGCACCTTCCATTTGTACGATCTGCAGACTTTGATAGGCCTACAGAGGTTTCGATGAGAGGCCCAGGATGCACCACAAATAAAAAGCATCTTCCTCTTCCCATGCGATCCATGAATCTACTCTTAaatcctatttttatttaattttgtgttcttttttattttgaatgcatTCTTTGCCACAAGACATCTGCTCGCAGGAAATGATATTATGGCGTTGTGATTGCCTGCCTCTTTTCATTTGCAAAAACTCAAGTATATAGAACAAAGGAGATCTTGACCATGCTTGGTCAGAGCCAATCATGTTCTTCATTTAACAGAATCAATCTGGTAAACTGTACAAAACAAAGGAGATCTTGACCAAGCTGATCATACTGTTATTGATCTTGATTTTTACAGCACTGAAGAATTGAAGGAAGCAAGAATATCATTGTCTGCAGCTGCTTTATTTTTCCATGAATCATTTTCGTTTTGCCTGGATCTCATTTTCCAGCAAATACAAATGCAAATGCTCGTAGCTTTTTCTTGAGCAAATGGGaggaatttttcattttttttataaaaaaaaatagcaacttCATTCCGGTGATTTATCTAAATAACATTGTGttataagaaaatcattttaaaattcacttAATAAATCTATTAACCGAGCTTTGACCAAGTCAAACTCAAATTCCCCCAACATCACACGATCCATTAATAGAGGTTCTTGATGGGCTCGCCTACAGATCAATTCCACATTGACATAAAACAAACCCCATAACAGAGGACCCAGATAAGCTGAGCAAAAGATTGCAAATACAAATGCAAATGCTCGTAACTTTTTCTTtcggtttttttcttgtttttccttgCACATCAAAGATTAAATTCCTTGTCGATTGGGTTTTTCGGTATTAAATTCCTTTTCAAAGCAGACCATCGAAATCcgaaaaaagattattttataaaaaatcaaatgatattcCAAAAGTACACGGAGGAGATTCATATAACCACActctttttgtaaaatttacataaattgagtacaaggaaacggtgaTCCACTTAACTAGAAAGCCCTCTACAGCCCCTGAAGAAAGTGACAAACAACAAGCCAAGAATGATTTGCCAGTAACATACATGTACACAACACCTAATTCCTCCCTACGCGAGTCAGGGTCATTGTCTCAAGCTTTGCAGAAAAGCTATGAACGATTCACAATGATTGAAGAAACACCTTCAGCAGGATCAAGCAAAGCGTAGAGTGGTAAGCCCAACAAATCCTTACTGCATGTGAAAAGGTGAATGGTAATTCTATCAAGTGAGAAGCACCTTTCATCTCTCAAGAGTGTGGAAGAATCCACCGCACCTTTCAGCTAAATGGGCTTTCATGCAATTGGCAATGCTGGAGACAGACCCTTTACCCCACTCACCATAATTTGTTCACGTTGCGATCCCTTTCTCCCGCCATCTTTTCTGAAAGCCaaagaaatttagaaatatgATACCAGGGAAACTGCAGGTTGCATCCGCAGCTGGAATACGTCTGATTTGGGTGCCTTTGATGCAAGGGCTCTGTTGCCTCCCCATTACTCCTTGGCGAATCGGACTCTCTGAAAACGTTGAAGGGTCTGGATCCAGAGCTTGATGAGTTGTTAACATTTCTCAAAACTGTTTCATAAGAGCTGGTATGCGTATCAGGTACAGTACTAGCGGCTGTAGTGTCAGGTTTCTTTTTGTTGATGAAACGCCCTCTACAACCTCCTTCCCTTCtctttgcatgtaaatgtcGGGACTCGTGAAGATATGGCTGAAGCATGACAACGAAAATACAGAGTGCTTGAAACAAATATGGAGCAATATACTGAggaattttaaatgataatctTCCCCGAAAGAGCAATATACTGAGCAGATTTTGTTGAAACTAATTGATTCAATTGCAgatgatttttatctttatgataATGTAGCCTTAgcattgttgaaagaattgaTCCTTGATTATAGCTATGTAATTGATTCTAGGAAATCATTTCCATTCTTGCAAAGATTACATGTAATTCTGcaactataaataaaatttgtcaTCCACAttaatggtatcagagctcCTGGATTAACCTCCCTTCAATCCTTTCATCTTCTCTCCAATGGCCACCGAAAACCCTTCTGCCCCTCTGCCCTTCACCACCCTTATTCATTTGATCACTGTCAAATTATCTTCTGCTAATTTCCTCATTTGGCATAGTCAAATCCTTCCCTTCATTGAGAGCCAAGACCTTGTCGGTCATATTGATGGTTCCATTGTTCAACATCCAAAATTTGATTCTCTCAACTC
This genomic interval carries:
- the LOC133676524 gene encoding guanylate kinase 2-like; amino-acid sequence: MGEAPAFIVDDLQNQIGFENGFGSKFKGCKTTTTIGDKTYVIGGNDESTLPVEVRIFDKATGNWVTPIVLGSKPNSCKGLSAISLNDDRILIVKKGSAPDDCILFLEVDTWFVREQKKIRGTEVVAWSKGVRGDAEKPVVISGPSGVGKGTLISMLMKEFPSMFGFSVSHTTRAPRGMEKDGVHYHFTQQSIMEKEIKDGKFVEYASVHGNLYGTSIEAVEVVTDAGKRCILDIDVQGARSVSASSLEAILIFICPPSMEELETRLRSRRTETEEQILKRLQNAEVEMEQGKSSGIFDHILYNDNLDDCYESLKKLLGIDGAAAATQISAPQGIDLPADHSVSKMDNKIIINYGTPELEKTSKSLIVLDVSSLKGGAPGRTRGLDVYATDSFSDDLNGINQPS